The Pseudochaenichthys georgianus chromosome 8, fPseGeo1.2, whole genome shotgun sequence genome has a segment encoding these proteins:
- the LOC139434304 gene encoding zinc finger MYM-type protein 1-like isoform X2: MTTDSTLPLTTVPVCSGPEPLQGTSEQPAASHPDCTTDSTHTLFSDAAKTDDPLPTDPADCPSHLTDTMRTEFVRRGPYQITPDFIFPRRDDGRSCHHQYFSRTLVNGERIKRSWVTYSKKKNSLFCFCCQLFSPKQIHLTNAGLSDWKNASAALTSHENSPEHLNNLASWKELAVRLKQGTTIDKQEQALLEAEKSQWRAVLTRLVAIVQSLAGRNMALRGKTEILHSPSNGNFLKEVELLAQFDPVMKDHIHKIKSQTSHHSYLGKTIQNELIECISGKILSTIVQEIKKCKYFSLILDCTPDVSHTEQLSVVIRIVTLEEDPQIKEHFMGFLVAEESTGESLSALILKRLEELQIAFDDCRGQSYDNGANMKGKNKGVQARLLQLNPRALFVPCGAHTLNLVVADAAKSSKDAISFFGIVQKLYCLFSASTQRWAILKKHVNLSLKMWSETRWESRVKAVEPLRYEAAAVREALLEVRNQAKDPIIRIEAQSLAEEVGSFRFALCTVVWYDMLSQIQQVSKLLQSQTMQVDVAVSLLKKTEKALESYRATGFVAAQTSAKDMCEDMNVDAVLVQKRLKSTKRHFSYESPDEPLRDALQNLEVTFFNVVVDAAVSAQKERFTTLKHVQDKFGILYNVPDLPHQELMKQAEALAHTLSHGGQSDLDGKELAQELEHLPDLPSKSMTTLELLKFIHTKQLTEIYPNLCIALRISATLPVTVASAERSFSKLKLLKTYLRSTMAQERLSGLAVISINHEVGGQISYDDVIDDFAARKARRIAL, encoded by the exons ATGACCACTGATTCCACCCTGCCACTGACCACTGTGCCTGTTTGTTCTG GCCCAGAACCACTGCAAGGAACGTCAGAACAGCCTGCTGCATCTCATCCTGATTGCACCACAGATTCCACCCATACACTCTTCTCAG ATGCAGCAAAGACAGACGATCCACTACCAACCGATCCTGCTGATTGCCCTTCACATCTCACAGACACAATGAGAACAGAGTTTGTTCGCAGAGGACCATATCAGATAACACCTGATTTCATTTTCCCAAGGAGAGATGATGGGAGAAGTTGCCACCACCAGTACTTCAGCAGGACCTTAGTAAATGGAGAAAGGATCAAAAGAAGTTGGGTGACatattcaaaaaagaagaacagtcttttttgtttttgttgtcaaCTTTTCTCTCCAAAACAAATTCATTTAACAAATGCAGGACTGTCGGATTGGAAAAATGCAAGTGCTGCTTTGACCAGCCATGAAAATAGTCCGGAACACCTGAACAATTTGGCGTCATGGAAAGAATTGGCAGTTCGATTAAAACAAGgtacaacaatagacaaacaagAGCAGGCCCTCCTTGAGGCAGAGAAGAGTCAGTGGAGAGCAGTGCTGACACGACTGGTTGCTATTGTACAGTCTCTGGCAGGGCGAAATATGGCATTGAGAGGAAAGACAGAAATACTCCACTCTCCTTCAAATGGAAACTTTTTGAAAGAGGTTGAGCTTTTAGCGCAGTTTGACCCAGTGATGAAAGACCACATCCACAAGATTAAAAGTCAAACATCCCACCACAGCTACTTGGGCAAAACCATTCAGAATGAGTTGATTGAATGCATCAGTGGAAAGATTCTATCAACAATAGTGCaagaaataaagaaatgcaAGTACTTTTCCCTCATTTTAGATTGCACCCCGGATGTTAGCCACACTGAACAGCTGTCAGTAGTCATCAGAATTGTGACACTGGAAGAAGACCCCCAGATTAAAGAGCACTTCATGGGATTCCTAGTAGCAGAGGAGTCCACTGGTGAAAGTTTGTCCGCCCTGATTTTGAAGAGGCTGGAGGAGTTGCAGATTGCCTTTGATGACTGCAGAGGACAGTCATATGACAACGGCGCAAATATGAAAGGGAAGAACAAGGGAGTACAGGCCAGGCTACTGCAGTTGAACCCAAGAGCTTTATTTGTGCCTTGTGGGGCACATACACTCAATTTGGTCGTTGCTGATGCTGCCAAAAGCTCCAAAGATGCCATATCATTTTTTGGCATTGTGCAGAAGCTATACTGCCTGTTTTCTGCCTCTACACAGAGATGGGCCATCCTCAAGAAACATGTCAACCTTTCACTCAAAATGTGGTCAGAAACCAGATGGGAGAGCAGAGTGAAAGCTGTGGAGCCTCTGCGATATGAAGCCGCAGCTGTGAGAGAGGCACTGCTTGAGGTGAGAAACCAGGCCAAAGACCCAATCATCAGGATTGAAGCCCAGTCTCTGGCAGAAGAAGTCGGGTCATTCCGCTTTGCACTGTGCACAGTGGTCTGGTATGACATGCTAAGTCAAATTCAGCAGGTGAGCAAACTCCTGCAGTCCCAAACAATGCAAGTGGATGTAGCAGTAAGTCTACTGAAAAAGACTGAAAAAGCTCTCGAATCCTACAGAGCCACAGGCTTTGTGGCTGCACAAACATCAGCCAAGGACATGTGTGAAGACATGAATGTGGACGCAGTCCTTGTGCAAAAGCGGCTGAAGTCAACAAAGAGGCACTTCTCATATGAGTCTCCTGATGAGCCATTGAGGGATGCCTTGCAAAATCTGGAGGTAACCTTCTTTAACGTGGTGGTGGATGCTGCAGTGTCAGCACAAAAGGAGAGGTTTACCACTCTTAAACATGTGCAAGACAAGTTTGGCATTCTGTACAACGTCCCAGACCTGCCACACCAAGAGCTGATGAAGCAAGCAGAGGCACTTGCACACACCTTAAGCCATGGAGGGCAATCTGATTTGGATGGGAAGGAGCTGGCTCAGGAGTTGGAACATTTACCTGACTTGCCATCAAAGAGCATGACAActcttgagttgttgaaattcatacacacaaagcaGCTCACCGAAATATATCCCAACTTGTGTATTGCTCTGCGGATCAGTGCAACGCTACCAGTAACAGTAGCTTCAGCCGAGAGGAGTTTTTCCAAATTAAAACTCTTGAAAACATACCTGAGGTCAACCATGGCTCAAGAACGCCTCAGTGGTCTGGCTGTAATCAGTATTAACCATGAGGTTGGTGGTCAGATTTCATATGATGATGTGATTGATGACTTTGCAGCGAGGAAGGCCAGAAGGATTGCACTGTAA
- the LOC139434304 gene encoding zinc finger MYM-type protein 1-like isoform X1, translating into MTVVPFLIQPIYLLLCVLYICIGPEPLQGTSEQPAASHPDCTTDSTHTLFSDAAKTDDPLPTDPADCPSHLTDTMRTEFVRRGPYQITPDFIFPRRDDGRSCHHQYFSRTLVNGERIKRSWVTYSKKKNSLFCFCCQLFSPKQIHLTNAGLSDWKNASAALTSHENSPEHLNNLASWKELAVRLKQGTTIDKQEQALLEAEKSQWRAVLTRLVAIVQSLAGRNMALRGKTEILHSPSNGNFLKEVELLAQFDPVMKDHIHKIKSQTSHHSYLGKTIQNELIECISGKILSTIVQEIKKCKYFSLILDCTPDVSHTEQLSVVIRIVTLEEDPQIKEHFMGFLVAEESTGESLSALILKRLEELQIAFDDCRGQSYDNGANMKGKNKGVQARLLQLNPRALFVPCGAHTLNLVVADAAKSSKDAISFFGIVQKLYCLFSASTQRWAILKKHVNLSLKMWSETRWESRVKAVEPLRYEAAAVREALLEVRNQAKDPIIRIEAQSLAEEVGSFRFALCTVVWYDMLSQIQQVSKLLQSQTMQVDVAVSLLKKTEKALESYRATGFVAAQTSAKDMCEDMNVDAVLVQKRLKSTKRHFSYESPDEPLRDALQNLEVTFFNVVVDAAVSAQKERFTTLKHVQDKFGILYNVPDLPHQELMKQAEALAHTLSHGGQSDLDGKELAQELEHLPDLPSKSMTTLELLKFIHTKQLTEIYPNLCIALRISATLPVTVASAERSFSKLKLLKTYLRSTMAQERLSGLAVISINHEVGGQISYDDVIDDFAARKARRIAL; encoded by the exons ATGACTGTCGTGCCATTTCTAATCCAGCCAATATATTTGCTCTTGTGTGTTCTCTATATATGTATAGGCCCAGAACCACTGCAAGGAACGTCAGAACAGCCTGCTGCATCTCATCCTGATTGCACCACAGATTCCACCCATACACTCTTCTCAG ATGCAGCAAAGACAGACGATCCACTACCAACCGATCCTGCTGATTGCCCTTCACATCTCACAGACACAATGAGAACAGAGTTTGTTCGCAGAGGACCATATCAGATAACACCTGATTTCATTTTCCCAAGGAGAGATGATGGGAGAAGTTGCCACCACCAGTACTTCAGCAGGACCTTAGTAAATGGAGAAAGGATCAAAAGAAGTTGGGTGACatattcaaaaaagaagaacagtcttttttgtttttgttgtcaaCTTTTCTCTCCAAAACAAATTCATTTAACAAATGCAGGACTGTCGGATTGGAAAAATGCAAGTGCTGCTTTGACCAGCCATGAAAATAGTCCGGAACACCTGAACAATTTGGCGTCATGGAAAGAATTGGCAGTTCGATTAAAACAAGgtacaacaatagacaaacaagAGCAGGCCCTCCTTGAGGCAGAGAAGAGTCAGTGGAGAGCAGTGCTGACACGACTGGTTGCTATTGTACAGTCTCTGGCAGGGCGAAATATGGCATTGAGAGGAAAGACAGAAATACTCCACTCTCCTTCAAATGGAAACTTTTTGAAAGAGGTTGAGCTTTTAGCGCAGTTTGACCCAGTGATGAAAGACCACATCCACAAGATTAAAAGTCAAACATCCCACCACAGCTACTTGGGCAAAACCATTCAGAATGAGTTGATTGAATGCATCAGTGGAAAGATTCTATCAACAATAGTGCaagaaataaagaaatgcaAGTACTTTTCCCTCATTTTAGATTGCACCCCGGATGTTAGCCACACTGAACAGCTGTCAGTAGTCATCAGAATTGTGACACTGGAAGAAGACCCCCAGATTAAAGAGCACTTCATGGGATTCCTAGTAGCAGAGGAGTCCACTGGTGAAAGTTTGTCCGCCCTGATTTTGAAGAGGCTGGAGGAGTTGCAGATTGCCTTTGATGACTGCAGAGGACAGTCATATGACAACGGCGCAAATATGAAAGGGAAGAACAAGGGAGTACAGGCCAGGCTACTGCAGTTGAACCCAAGAGCTTTATTTGTGCCTTGTGGGGCACATACACTCAATTTGGTCGTTGCTGATGCTGCCAAAAGCTCCAAAGATGCCATATCATTTTTTGGCATTGTGCAGAAGCTATACTGCCTGTTTTCTGCCTCTACACAGAGATGGGCCATCCTCAAGAAACATGTCAACCTTTCACTCAAAATGTGGTCAGAAACCAGATGGGAGAGCAGAGTGAAAGCTGTGGAGCCTCTGCGATATGAAGCCGCAGCTGTGAGAGAGGCACTGCTTGAGGTGAGAAACCAGGCCAAAGACCCAATCATCAGGATTGAAGCCCAGTCTCTGGCAGAAGAAGTCGGGTCATTCCGCTTTGCACTGTGCACAGTGGTCTGGTATGACATGCTAAGTCAAATTCAGCAGGTGAGCAAACTCCTGCAGTCCCAAACAATGCAAGTGGATGTAGCAGTAAGTCTACTGAAAAAGACTGAAAAAGCTCTCGAATCCTACAGAGCCACAGGCTTTGTGGCTGCACAAACATCAGCCAAGGACATGTGTGAAGACATGAATGTGGACGCAGTCCTTGTGCAAAAGCGGCTGAAGTCAACAAAGAGGCACTTCTCATATGAGTCTCCTGATGAGCCATTGAGGGATGCCTTGCAAAATCTGGAGGTAACCTTCTTTAACGTGGTGGTGGATGCTGCAGTGTCAGCACAAAAGGAGAGGTTTACCACTCTTAAACATGTGCAAGACAAGTTTGGCATTCTGTACAACGTCCCAGACCTGCCACACCAAGAGCTGATGAAGCAAGCAGAGGCACTTGCACACACCTTAAGCCATGGAGGGCAATCTGATTTGGATGGGAAGGAGCTGGCTCAGGAGTTGGAACATTTACCTGACTTGCCATCAAAGAGCATGACAActcttgagttgttgaaattcatacacacaaagcaGCTCACCGAAATATATCCCAACTTGTGTATTGCTCTGCGGATCAGTGCAACGCTACCAGTAACAGTAGCTTCAGCCGAGAGGAGTTTTTCCAAATTAAAACTCTTGAAAACATACCTGAGGTCAACCATGGCTCAAGAACGCCTCAGTGGTCTGGCTGTAATCAGTATTAACCATGAGGTTGGTGGTCAGATTTCATATGATGATGTGATTGATGACTTTGCAGCGAGGAAGGCCAGAAGGATTGCACTGTAA